One genomic region from Lynx canadensis isolate LIC74 chromosome E1, mLynCan4.pri.v2, whole genome shotgun sequence encodes:
- the SREBF1 gene encoding sterol regulatory element-binding protein 1 isoform X2, which translates to MDEPPFSEAALEQALAEPCELDAALLTDIEDMLQLINNQDSDFPGLFDPPYAGGGAGGTDPASPDASSPGSLSPSPATMSSPLEGFLGGPKATPPPLSPPQPAPTSLKMYPSVPAFSPGPGIKEEPLPLTILQPPTPQPLPGSLLPQSFPAPVPPQFSSAPVLGYPSPTGGFSTGTPPGNTPQPLPGLPLASLPGVPPVSLYTQVQNAAPQQLLTATATPTAAPGTTTVTSQIQQVPVLLQPHFIKADSLLLTTMKTDVAATVKTAGISSLAPGTAVQTGPLQTLVSGGTILATVPLVVDAEKLPINRLAAGGKALGSAQSRGEKRTAHNAIEKRYRSSINDKIVELKDLVLNKSAVLRKAIDYIRFLQQSNQKLKQENLSLRTAAHKSKSLKDLISACGSGGNTDVPMEGMKPEVVDTLSPPPSDAGSPSQSSPLSLGGRSSGSGGSGSDSEPDSPVFEDSQVKPEQLLSPHGRGMLDRSRLALCTLVFLCLSCNPLASLLASRGLPTPSDASSTYYRPGRSVLGTEGRDGPGWAPWLLPPLVWLTNGLLVLVFLALLFVYGEPVTRPHSGPAVHFWRHRKQADLDLARGDFAQAAQQLWLALRALGRPLPTSHLDLACSLLWNLIRHLLQRLWVGRWLAGRAGGLQRDCALQADARTSARDAALAFHKLHQLHTMGKYTGGHLAAVNLALSALNLAECAGDAVSLATLAEIYVAVALRVKTSLPRALHFLTRFFLSSARQACLAQSGSVPLAMQWLCHPVGHRFFVDGDWAVCSAPRESLYSLAGNPVDPLAQVTQLFREHLLERALNCVAQPSPSPGSADGDREFSDALGYLQLLNSCSDAAEAPACSFSIGSSMATATGTDPVAKWWASLTAVVTHWLRRDEEAAERLYPLVEHLPRALQESERPLPRAALHSFKAARAVLGRRKAESGPASLAICEKASGYLQDSLATTPAGGSIDKAMQLLLCDLLLVARTSLWRRQQPPAPTQASQGPGTGAQASALELRGFQRDLSGLRRLAQSFRPAMRRVFLHEATARLMAGASPTRTHQLLDRSLRRRTGPCGKGAAAELEPRPTRREHAEALLLASCYLPPGFLSAPGQRVGMLAEAARTLEKLGDRRLLHDCQQMLMRLGGGTTVTSS; encoded by the exons ATGGACGAGCCGCCCTTCAGCGAAGCGGCCTTGGAGCAGGCGCTGGCCGAGCCGTGCGAGCTGGACGCGGCGCTGCTGACCGACATCGAAG aCATGCTTCAGCTCATCAACAACCAAGACAGCGACTTCCCGGGCCTGTTCGACCCACCCTATGCTGgcggtggggcagggggcacagaCCCTGCCAGTCCTGATGCCAGCTCCCCGGGCAGCTTGTCTCCATCTCCTGCCACCATGAGCTCCCCACTCGAAGGCTTCCTGGGGGGACCCAAGGCGACACCTCCACCcttgtcccctccccagcctgcaccCACCTCATTGAAGATGTACCCGTCTGTGCCTGCCTTCTCCCCTGGGCCTGGTATCAAGGAGGAGCCATTGCCGCTGACTATCCTGCAGCCCCCAACCCCGCAGCCCCTGCCGGGGTCCCTCTTGCCCCAGAGCTTTCCGGCCCCAGTCCCACCGCAGTTCAGCTCTGCCCCTGTGTTGGGCTATCCCAGCCCCACTGGAGGCTTCTCCACAG GGACCCCTCCAGGGAACACCCCGCAGCCGCTGCCTGGCCTGCCACTGGCTTCCCTGCCAGGGGTCCCGCCCGTCTCCTTGTACACCCAGGTTCAGAATGCGGCCCCCCAGCAGCTGTTGACAGCCACGGCCACCCCCACAGCAGCCCCTGGAACAACCACCGTGACCTCGCAGATCCAGCAGGTCCCG GTCCTGCTGCAGCCCCACTTCATCAAGGCGGACTCTCTGCTTCTGACGACCATGAAAACAGACGTGGCGGCCACCGTGAAGACGGCGGGTATCAGCTCCCTGGCCCCTGGCACGGCTGTACAGACAGGGCCCTTGCAG ACCCTGGTGAGCGGAGGAACCATCCTGGCCACAGTGCCGCTGGTAGTGGACGCCGAGAAGCTGCCCATCAACCGGCTGGCAGCCGGCGGCAAGGCCCTGGGCTCGGCCCAGAGCCGTGGCGAGAAGCGCACAGCCCACAACGCGATTGAGAAACGCTACCGCTCCTCCATCAACGACAAAATCGTCGAGCTCAAGGACCTGGTG CTGAATAAGTCTGCTGTCTTGCGCAAGGCTATCGATTATATCCGCTTCCTGCAACAGAGCAACCAGAAGCTCAAGCAGGAGAACCTGAGTCTCCGCACGGCTGCCCACAAAAGCA AATCTCTGAAGGACCTGATATCAGCCTGTGGCAGTGGAGGAAACACAGACGTGCCCATGGAGGGCATGAAGCCCGAGGTGGTGGACACGCTGAGCCCGCCACCCTCCGACGCCGGCTCGCCCTCTCAGAGCAGCCCCTTGTCCCTTGGCGGCAGGAGTAGTGGCAGTGGTGGCAGTGGCAGTGACTCAGAGCCCGACAGCCCAGTCTTTGAGGACAGCCAG gTGAAGCCGGAGCAGCTGCTGTCCCCTCACGGCCGGGGCATGCTGGACCGTTCCCGCCTGGCCTTGTGCACACtcgtcttcctctgtctctcctgtaACCCCTTGGCCTCCCTGCTGGCCAGCCggggtctccccaccccctcggATGCCAGCAGCACCTACTACCGTCCTGGGCGCAGCGTGCTGGGCACTGAGGGCAGAG ATGGCCCTGGCTGGGCCCCCTGGCTGCTGCCCCCACTGGTCTGGCTGACCAATGGGTTGCTGGTGCTGGTCTTCTTGGCGCTCCTCTTTGTCTACGGCGAGCCGGTCACACGGCCCCACTCAGGCCCCGCCGTGCACTTCTGGAGGCATCGCAAGCAGGCTGACCTGGATCTGGCCCGG GGGGACTTTGCCCAGGCCGCCCAGCAGCTGTGGCTGGCCCTGCGGGCGCTGGGCCGGCCActgcccacctcccacctggACCTGGCCTGTAGCCTGCTCTGGAACCTCATCCGCCACCTGCTGCAACGGCTGTGGGTGGGCCGTTGGCTGGCAGGCCGGGCAGGGGGCCTGCAGAGGGACTGCGCCCTGCAGGCGGATGCCCGCACCAGCGCCCGAGACGCAGCGCTCGCCTTCCACAAGCTGCACCAGCTGCACACCATGG GGAAGTACACGGGCGGGCACCTGGCTGCCGTCAACCTGGCACTGAGTGCCCTGAACCTGGCGGAATGCGCGGGGGATGCCGTATCCCTGGCCACACTGGCTGAGATCTATGTGGCCGTCGCGCTGAGGGTCAAGACCAGTCTCCCGAGGGCCTTGCATTTTCTGACA CGCTTCTTCCTGAGTAGTGCCCGCCAGGCCTGCCTGGCCCAGAGTGGCTCGGTGCCTCTTGCCATGCAGTGGCTGTGCCACCCTGTGGGCCACCGTTTCTTCGTGGATGGGGACTGGGCCGTGTGCAGTGCCCCGAGGGAGAGTCTGTACAGCTTGGCCGGCAACCCAG TGGACCCCTTGGCCCAGGTGACTCAGCTCTTCCGCGAACACCTCTTGGAGCGAGCACTGAATTGTGTGGCTCAACCCAGTCCCAGCCCTGGATCAGCTGATGGGGACAG GGAATTCTCAGACGCCCTTGGGTACCTGCAGCTGCTGAACAGCTGTTCTGATGCTGCCGAGGCCCCAGCCTGCAGCTTCTCCATCGGCTCCAGCATGGCCACCGCCACCG GCACAGACCCCGTGGCCAAGTGGTGGGCCTCACTGACGGCCGTGGTGACCCACTGGCTGCGGCGCGACGAGGAGGCGGCCGAGCGGCTGTACCCGCTGGTGGAACACCTGCCCCGCGCCCTGCAGGAGTCCGA GAGACCCCTGCCCAGGGCGGCTCTGCACTCCTTCAAGGCTGCCCGGGCCGTCCTGGGCCGCAGGAAGGCAGAGTCTGGTCCGGCCAGCCTGGCCATCTGTGAGAAGGCCAGCGGGTACCTGCAGGACAGCCTGGCCACCACACCAGCTGGCGGCTCCATTGACAAG gcCATGCAGCTGCTCCTGTGTGACTTGCTCCTTGTGGCACGAACTAGCCTGTGGCGGCGGCAGCAGCCGCCCGCGCCCACCCAGGCCTCGCAGGGCCCCGGCACTGGGGCTCAGGCCTCCGCCCTCGAACTGCGTGGCTTCCAGCGGGACCTGAGCGGCCTGAGGCGCCTGGCGCAGAGCTTCCGGCCTGCCATGCGGAGG GTGTTCCTACACGAGGCCACGGCCCGGCTAATGGCAGGGGCCAGCCCCACGCGGACACACCAGCTCCTGGACCGCAGTCTGAGGAGGAGGACGGGCCCCTGCGGCAAAG GCGCGGCGGCGGAGCTGGAACCGCGGCCCACGCGGAGGGAGCACGCCGAGGCCTTGTTACTGGCCTCCTGCTACCTGCCCCCCGGCTTCCTGTCGGCTCCAGGGCAGCGCGTGGGCATGCTGGCCGAGGCGGCGCGCACGCTCGAGAAGCTCGGCGATCGCCGCCTGCTGCACGACTGCCAGCAAATGCTCATGCGCCTGGGCGGCGGGACCACCGTCACCTCCAGCTAG
- the SREBF1 gene encoding sterol regulatory element-binding protein 1 isoform X1, translating to MDEPPFSEAALEQALAEPCELDAALLTDIEDMLQLINNQDSDFPGLFDPPYAGGGAGGTDPASPDASSPGSLSPSPATMSSPLEGFLGGPKATPPPLSPPQPAPTSLKMYPSVPAFSPGPGIKEEPLPLTILQPPTPQPLPGSLLPQSFPAPVPPQFSSAPVLGYPSPTGGFSTGTPPGNTPQPLPGLPLASLPGVPPVSLYTQVQNAAPQQLLTATATPTAAPGTTTVTSQIQQVPVLLQPHFIKADSLLLTTMKTDVAATVKTAGISSLAPGTAVQTGPLQTLVSGGTILATVPLVVDAEKLPINRLAAGGKALGSAQSRGEKRTAHNAIEKRYRSSINDKIVELKDLVVGTEAKLNKSAVLRKAIDYIRFLQQSNQKLKQENLSLRTAAHKSKSLKDLISACGSGGNTDVPMEGMKPEVVDTLSPPPSDAGSPSQSSPLSLGGRSSGSGGSGSDSEPDSPVFEDSQVKPEQLLSPHGRGMLDRSRLALCTLVFLCLSCNPLASLLASRGLPTPSDASSTYYRPGRSVLGTEGRDGPGWAPWLLPPLVWLTNGLLVLVFLALLFVYGEPVTRPHSGPAVHFWRHRKQADLDLARGDFAQAAQQLWLALRALGRPLPTSHLDLACSLLWNLIRHLLQRLWVGRWLAGRAGGLQRDCALQADARTSARDAALAFHKLHQLHTMGKYTGGHLAAVNLALSALNLAECAGDAVSLATLAEIYVAVALRVKTSLPRALHFLTRFFLSSARQACLAQSGSVPLAMQWLCHPVGHRFFVDGDWAVCSAPRESLYSLAGNPVDPLAQVTQLFREHLLERALNCVAQPSPSPGSADGDREFSDALGYLQLLNSCSDAAEAPACSFSIGSSMATATGTDPVAKWWASLTAVVTHWLRRDEEAAERLYPLVEHLPRALQESERPLPRAALHSFKAARAVLGRRKAESGPASLAICEKASGYLQDSLATTPAGGSIDKAMQLLLCDLLLVARTSLWRRQQPPAPTQASQGPGTGAQASALELRGFQRDLSGLRRLAQSFRPAMRRVFLHEATARLMAGASPTRTHQLLDRSLRRRTGPCGKGAAAELEPRPTRREHAEALLLASCYLPPGFLSAPGQRVGMLAEAARTLEKLGDRRLLHDCQQMLMRLGGGTTVTSS from the exons ATGGACGAGCCGCCCTTCAGCGAAGCGGCCTTGGAGCAGGCGCTGGCCGAGCCGTGCGAGCTGGACGCGGCGCTGCTGACCGACATCGAAG aCATGCTTCAGCTCATCAACAACCAAGACAGCGACTTCCCGGGCCTGTTCGACCCACCCTATGCTGgcggtggggcagggggcacagaCCCTGCCAGTCCTGATGCCAGCTCCCCGGGCAGCTTGTCTCCATCTCCTGCCACCATGAGCTCCCCACTCGAAGGCTTCCTGGGGGGACCCAAGGCGACACCTCCACCcttgtcccctccccagcctgcaccCACCTCATTGAAGATGTACCCGTCTGTGCCTGCCTTCTCCCCTGGGCCTGGTATCAAGGAGGAGCCATTGCCGCTGACTATCCTGCAGCCCCCAACCCCGCAGCCCCTGCCGGGGTCCCTCTTGCCCCAGAGCTTTCCGGCCCCAGTCCCACCGCAGTTCAGCTCTGCCCCTGTGTTGGGCTATCCCAGCCCCACTGGAGGCTTCTCCACAG GGACCCCTCCAGGGAACACCCCGCAGCCGCTGCCTGGCCTGCCACTGGCTTCCCTGCCAGGGGTCCCGCCCGTCTCCTTGTACACCCAGGTTCAGAATGCGGCCCCCCAGCAGCTGTTGACAGCCACGGCCACCCCCACAGCAGCCCCTGGAACAACCACCGTGACCTCGCAGATCCAGCAGGTCCCG GTCCTGCTGCAGCCCCACTTCATCAAGGCGGACTCTCTGCTTCTGACGACCATGAAAACAGACGTGGCGGCCACCGTGAAGACGGCGGGTATCAGCTCCCTGGCCCCTGGCACGGCTGTACAGACAGGGCCCTTGCAG ACCCTGGTGAGCGGAGGAACCATCCTGGCCACAGTGCCGCTGGTAGTGGACGCCGAGAAGCTGCCCATCAACCGGCTGGCAGCCGGCGGCAAGGCCCTGGGCTCGGCCCAGAGCCGTGGCGAGAAGCGCACAGCCCACAACGCGATTGAGAAACGCTACCGCTCCTCCATCAACGACAAAATCGTCGAGCTCAAGGACCTGGTGGTAGGCACTGAGGCGAAG CTGAATAAGTCTGCTGTCTTGCGCAAGGCTATCGATTATATCCGCTTCCTGCAACAGAGCAACCAGAAGCTCAAGCAGGAGAACCTGAGTCTCCGCACGGCTGCCCACAAAAGCA AATCTCTGAAGGACCTGATATCAGCCTGTGGCAGTGGAGGAAACACAGACGTGCCCATGGAGGGCATGAAGCCCGAGGTGGTGGACACGCTGAGCCCGCCACCCTCCGACGCCGGCTCGCCCTCTCAGAGCAGCCCCTTGTCCCTTGGCGGCAGGAGTAGTGGCAGTGGTGGCAGTGGCAGTGACTCAGAGCCCGACAGCCCAGTCTTTGAGGACAGCCAG gTGAAGCCGGAGCAGCTGCTGTCCCCTCACGGCCGGGGCATGCTGGACCGTTCCCGCCTGGCCTTGTGCACACtcgtcttcctctgtctctcctgtaACCCCTTGGCCTCCCTGCTGGCCAGCCggggtctccccaccccctcggATGCCAGCAGCACCTACTACCGTCCTGGGCGCAGCGTGCTGGGCACTGAGGGCAGAG ATGGCCCTGGCTGGGCCCCCTGGCTGCTGCCCCCACTGGTCTGGCTGACCAATGGGTTGCTGGTGCTGGTCTTCTTGGCGCTCCTCTTTGTCTACGGCGAGCCGGTCACACGGCCCCACTCAGGCCCCGCCGTGCACTTCTGGAGGCATCGCAAGCAGGCTGACCTGGATCTGGCCCGG GGGGACTTTGCCCAGGCCGCCCAGCAGCTGTGGCTGGCCCTGCGGGCGCTGGGCCGGCCActgcccacctcccacctggACCTGGCCTGTAGCCTGCTCTGGAACCTCATCCGCCACCTGCTGCAACGGCTGTGGGTGGGCCGTTGGCTGGCAGGCCGGGCAGGGGGCCTGCAGAGGGACTGCGCCCTGCAGGCGGATGCCCGCACCAGCGCCCGAGACGCAGCGCTCGCCTTCCACAAGCTGCACCAGCTGCACACCATGG GGAAGTACACGGGCGGGCACCTGGCTGCCGTCAACCTGGCACTGAGTGCCCTGAACCTGGCGGAATGCGCGGGGGATGCCGTATCCCTGGCCACACTGGCTGAGATCTATGTGGCCGTCGCGCTGAGGGTCAAGACCAGTCTCCCGAGGGCCTTGCATTTTCTGACA CGCTTCTTCCTGAGTAGTGCCCGCCAGGCCTGCCTGGCCCAGAGTGGCTCGGTGCCTCTTGCCATGCAGTGGCTGTGCCACCCTGTGGGCCACCGTTTCTTCGTGGATGGGGACTGGGCCGTGTGCAGTGCCCCGAGGGAGAGTCTGTACAGCTTGGCCGGCAACCCAG TGGACCCCTTGGCCCAGGTGACTCAGCTCTTCCGCGAACACCTCTTGGAGCGAGCACTGAATTGTGTGGCTCAACCCAGTCCCAGCCCTGGATCAGCTGATGGGGACAG GGAATTCTCAGACGCCCTTGGGTACCTGCAGCTGCTGAACAGCTGTTCTGATGCTGCCGAGGCCCCAGCCTGCAGCTTCTCCATCGGCTCCAGCATGGCCACCGCCACCG GCACAGACCCCGTGGCCAAGTGGTGGGCCTCACTGACGGCCGTGGTGACCCACTGGCTGCGGCGCGACGAGGAGGCGGCCGAGCGGCTGTACCCGCTGGTGGAACACCTGCCCCGCGCCCTGCAGGAGTCCGA GAGACCCCTGCCCAGGGCGGCTCTGCACTCCTTCAAGGCTGCCCGGGCCGTCCTGGGCCGCAGGAAGGCAGAGTCTGGTCCGGCCAGCCTGGCCATCTGTGAGAAGGCCAGCGGGTACCTGCAGGACAGCCTGGCCACCACACCAGCTGGCGGCTCCATTGACAAG gcCATGCAGCTGCTCCTGTGTGACTTGCTCCTTGTGGCACGAACTAGCCTGTGGCGGCGGCAGCAGCCGCCCGCGCCCACCCAGGCCTCGCAGGGCCCCGGCACTGGGGCTCAGGCCTCCGCCCTCGAACTGCGTGGCTTCCAGCGGGACCTGAGCGGCCTGAGGCGCCTGGCGCAGAGCTTCCGGCCTGCCATGCGGAGG GTGTTCCTACACGAGGCCACGGCCCGGCTAATGGCAGGGGCCAGCCCCACGCGGACACACCAGCTCCTGGACCGCAGTCTGAGGAGGAGGACGGGCCCCTGCGGCAAAG GCGCGGCGGCGGAGCTGGAACCGCGGCCCACGCGGAGGGAGCACGCCGAGGCCTTGTTACTGGCCTCCTGCTACCTGCCCCCCGGCTTCCTGTCGGCTCCAGGGCAGCGCGTGGGCATGCTGGCCGAGGCGGCGCGCACGCTCGAGAAGCTCGGCGATCGCCGCCTGCTGCACGACTGCCAGCAAATGCTCATGCGCCTGGGCGGCGGGACCACCGTCACCTCCAGCTAG